AATTGATTTTTTTTGGGGTTTTTGCCATTTGTTTTGTCTTTCGTTCTATATTTGCACCAGATATTTAACCTTAAAAAAGAATTGAGTTATGGCATACAAAATTGATCCTGATTTATGTACGGCATGTGGTTCATGTATCGATGAATGCCCGGTAGAAGCAATTTCTGAAGGGGATGTTTACGTTATTGATCCTGATTTGTGTACTGACTGCGGTGCTTGTGCTGATGTTTGTCCTGTTGAGGCCATTCATCCCGAATAAATCGTAAAAAAGACTTAATAAACCCTGGCCTTGTGTGGTCAGGGTTTTTTTTTGCCGTTGATTGCCGGTTTTGTTTTCTGTATGTTTTAGCGGATAAAGCGAAAAACCCGCCAGAAATGAAGAATAAAGGGGTTTCTGTGTTTTTTTTCTTTGTTTTTGGCTTTGTTGTTGACCGGATAAAGTAAATTTCCGGAAGGGGTTTGCTTTTCAAAATGCTTCCTTATTTTTTATGATAATTTTTGAGGCAGCGGTTGAAGTGGCAGCCTGCCGGAAGGATGCCGGTGTGGAGTAGCCTGGCGGGAGCGACCTTGTGAAGCTACCCGGCAGGCGTGACGGAACACGGCATACAAGCCGGCAGCTATAACGGAAAACGCGTTCGCCTGAATGACGCAGTCAGACAGGCGGGCCGCCCAGAAAACCGGAAGAGATTATTTTTGTGGTGGTTGCGAGTAAATATTTCTTATTTTTGGTTTTTTAAACCGGATGTTTTTTTCCATCATCTATTGGATTATTTGTTTTTATGGTAACCAGAAAAAAAGGTGTGGTACTAGCCTTGACAGGGGTTTTTATGTTTTTGTCGGTATGGTGTAAGGCTGTACCGCAAAAAAATGATTTGGCTATGGAAAAGGACAATTCGGCGTCTTTCTTTGACAGCGTGGGGAAGTCGTTTCTTCATCAGGGGAATTATGAACAGGCTATTCGCGTTTTTCAAAAAGCGTATGTGTTGAAAAAAGCAGAGGGCGATTCTTTGGGAATGGTTTCTTCGTATGAGAATTTGAGTTATGCTTATCATCTGCTCAGGCGATATAAAAAAGCAATTTACTATCAGATGAAAGCATCGGAGTTGAAAAACGAGGCCATCAATCCGTATTTTCAAAAAGTGAGGGCGTTGTTTCCCAAAGCGAATGACAGCCTGAATTTAACGCGTTTGTACTATCGTTTCGGGCAATTTTTGTCGCGCGAGGGAAAACAAAAACAAGGATTGGTTTATTTCCGGGAGGCTTTACGGCTGGCCGAATTGATGCATTATGATAAGGCAATTGCCACCATTTCGAATGATTTGGCCGGTGAATATTGGGATTTGGGTGAGAAACGACTCTCAACACAATATTATAAGGTGTCGCTGGCAGCAGCTAAACGTTTGAATGACAGTAACCGGATTGCCGGAGTTTACCTGAACCTTGGAGATAATTACCGGGATCAGGGAGATCTGGAAGCCGGAATGAATGAACTTTTGAAAGCGTTGAAAATTAAAGAAGCCATTGCAGATTCATCTCATCTGAGTTTTTATTACATCAAAGCAGCAGAAATAGCCAAAGATGCACTTAACTGGGATAAGTGGGAACTGTATATCCGAAAAGCATATTCTGTAAAAGATTTAGACCATTGTGCCACACCGATGGAAAAGGCCATTATTTATGAAAATCTGGGGGCTATTGCAGCTTATCACGGGCGGGTTGATCAGGCTTTCGGCTATTATGATACTTTAATGGACATCAGCCGGAAGATAAATTATATCAACGGGATAAAAGTGGCTTTAAACCGTCGTGCGGAGCTGTATAAACAAATGGGCAAGCCCCAAAAAGCATTGCTGTTGTTACAGGCTGCAGACAAGTATTTGACGGAAAACCCGTATTATCGGGTGAGCGGAAACAACTCAAAAGCGGAGCTGTACATGGAAACCGGAAAGTATTCCAAAGCATTGAAACTTTTAGAAGAAAATATAGTTAGTCCGTATCTTCCCAATTATGCTTCGCAAAAACTGGAAACGCTGCAGCTATTATATAAGGTGAATGCGAAACTTTCGCGGTATCAGGAGGCTTTACGTTGGAGTGATTCGTTACGTATTTTTGAAGACCGTTTGCGCGATCAGGATGTGCGGAAGAAGATCGCCGAGCTGGAAACCAAATACGAATCGGAGAAGAACCTGCGCCTGATCGGAATGCTAAAAGCAAAAAATGAGATTTATTATCAGCGAATCCGGTTTGGTATTTTGTTGATATTCGGGCTGGTCATGGTGATTGCCTTTGTGGTGATTCTGGCGCGGACAGCCCGGTTAAAGGCTGAATTCAGAGAAAATATGTTGCGGCAGCAGTTGTTGCGGTCGCAAATGAATCCGCATTTTATTTTTAATGCCCTTGCTTCGATACAAGAGCTAATACGCAAAGGAAAAACAAAAGAAGCCTCTTTTTACCTGAATAAATTTGCGTCTATTGCCCGGCTTGTGTTGGAGTATTCACGCGAGGAAAGTATTCCGCTTGAAAAAGAACTGGATGTATTGCAAAGCTATATTGAACTGGAGAAATTGCGGTCGGGAAATCATTTCGATTATCAGATTCATTTTTCGGATGATCTTGAGACGGAATTTATCCGTATTCCGCCGATGGCCATACAGCCTTTTGTGGAAAATGCCATTAAACACGGGTTGAGAGAGAAAGAAGAAAAAGGGTTGTTGCAGTTGTCGTTTGAAGATTTGGGTGACCAGCTGAAAGTAATGATTGAAGATAACGGAATCGGGTTGAAACAGTCGCGTAAGCAAGCCCGGCGCTATCACCGTTCTATGGCCATGGAAATTTTTGAGAAAAGAAGGGCTTTAATGCAAAAACGGTATAAAAAGAAATTAGTTATCCGGTTTGAAGACCTGAAAGAAAAAGATGGAAGACCCGGAACACGTGTAATTATTCATTTACCTGTTTTATAGTATTTATGGATATACGAGCTGTGATTGTGGACGATGATCCTGCCAACCGAAAGTTGAACAGAGAATTGCTGGAAGAATACTTTCCTGAAGTACAGGTAGTGGCCGAAGCCGATTCGGTGGATACGGCTGTGGATGTGCTTCGTAAGCATAATCCGGATTTGCTTCTGCTTGATATTGAAATTAAAGGGGGGAGCGGATTTCAGGTATTGCAGCAGTTGAAGCCTTACCGGTTTAAAGTTGTTTTTATAACAGCTTTTGATCATTTTGCCATCCGGGCTTTTAAATTTAGTGCGGTGGATTATATTTTAAAGCCGGTTAACGAAACCGAATTTCAACAGGCTATTCAAAATGCATTACAATCGTTAATGGTTTATTCTGACTATCAGAAACAAAACGAATATCTTCTTGATTATTATAAAAAAGAAACCCAACAAGGAAAGATTGTTTTGCGAACCAGTGATGCGTTACATGTGGTTGATTTTTCCGAAATCATTTATTGCCGGAGTGATAATACTTACACGACTTTTTATTTACTGTCGGGTGAAGAAATCGTGGTGTCAAAAAGTCTGAAAGAGTATGTTTCTCTTTTGGAAGAGTATGGCTTTTTTCGCCCTCATCAATCGTACTTGGTGAATATGAATTATGTAAAAAAGGTGGATAAAACGGATGGCGGATTTGTGGTGATGAAGAATGGAAAAGAGATTCCGGTTTCGTTGCGTCAAAAGAAAAAAATCATAGAGTTATTGGAAAAACTCTGAATCCTTCCTGAACGTTTTCGTGTTAATCTGTTGCGAATTCAAACCGGATTCCGGCGAATTCAAATCTCGTGAGTGAAAACAAAAGGGGCAGACTACTTTTACCCTGAAAAAGTATAACCCTTTAATCCTTTTTTTCTCATGAACAGTAAATTTCTCCTTTCGATGATTACGGCTTTATTATTGGCCGGCCAAAGTTTTTTGTTGCAGGCGCAAACCATTAAAGTCCCTGTAAAAGAAAAAGTAATAAATGAGACAAATTCCAGAGCCAATAAAAATGTGGATAAAGCCATAGATAAAAGCTTTGATAAAATAGAAAAAGGTATTGGCGGGCTTTTTAAAAAGAAAAAGAAAAAAGGTAAAAATAACCACTCGGAAATTTCAACAGCCTCTGCCGCAACTTCAGGCGGTCATTCGGCAAGTTCTACGGTGGCTAATAGCACAAATCCACGGTTTCAGGGATTGAATGGGAATGCTATTGCCAATCTTAATAATGAAATCGTAAACCGGCCTGTTTATTTGACAAACCATAGTGGCGTTGTGGCCGGAAAAGGCAGTGTGTTCATTTACAAAACATCCGAAGGGAATTATGGTAAATTGGAGATTATCGATATTGATAAAAATGACAATTACAAAACAACTTTTCGGTATGTTACCTACGCCAATGATGGAAGTATAGTAAGTCAGTCGGATCATTTTTCTATCAGAGGCACCTATACCTGCGATCTGGATAACGGAACCGAAGAAGGAACGCCTGAAAAAGCAGCTGATTTTCAGCTCGGCAGAGAAGATAATATGAATACCCGCTTCGATAGTTACAATGGAGCAGCCATCGCTTTGTATAAAGGTAACGGAAATGGCACCGCAGGAACTAAAGGGCCTGATGTAAAGTGGGCAAAATATGATTTTGTTCCGGGACAAACGGTCATTTTTGAAGACGGTCCGGCAAAAGATGAAGAAAACGGCGAGTTTCCCAGCCGGTGGGATTTGTATAAAGGCAGTGCCGAGATTGGTGAAGTGAACGGCGAAATTGTGATTATGTTTTTAACTGGCGGTACTTATATCGTCCCTTACCTGAAAAATTCAAAGGAAGATTATTTGCCCGACGTATTCACATTGGAAATGGATGTTTGGTTCAGTAAAAGCCATACTACGGCCAACCGGGTTTGGGTGTATCTTGGTGACAGAAAAAACCAGGGAAACGGGAGTAGTTCCAATACCAATTTAATTATTATGCCGCACAGCCTTGGTTTTCAGAATTCTGAGAAATACTATCCGGGTACCGAAAATATCGGATGGTCGGTAGAACAAACGGGCTCCTGGCGTCATATTGCCATTGCTTATACCAAAGGGAAATTTAAAGCCTACATGAACGATACGCGTCTGATCAATGTGCCGCACCTGGAAGTGAATCCTACCGGAATTACTATTGAATCGGGAAATGATGACATCTTTATTAAAAATATCCGGATTGCCAAAGGGGGTGTAAAATATTACGACCGGGTGCTGTCTGATGGAAAAATCGTGGAAAATGGCATCCGGTTCGATGTAAACAAAGCTACCCTGAAACCCGAAAGTATGGGGCCGATCAACAAGATCTATAAGCTGATGGTCAAATATCCCGATTTGAGATTTAGTGTGGAAGGCCATACCGACAGCGACGGTGATGCGGCTTTGAATCAAACCCTTTCCGAAAAACGTGCCAAAACGGTGATGGACAAGCTCGTTGCCATGGGCATTTCTTCTGACCGGTTGAAATCAAAAGGCTGGGGCGAAAGCAAACCGATTGATAACAATGCTACCCCCGAAGGAAAAGCCAATAATCGCCGGGTAGAATTTGTGAAATTTTAAAAGATGATAAAAAATTAAAACGAATAAAATACTAACCTTTAAAATTTAATAATATGAGAAAGTTTTACTTTTTTGCTAGCCTGTTTATGGGGCTTCTTGTGTTTACCGGACAAAACCTGTTTGCTCAGTCTGTGACGGGTATTTCATTGGATAAACATACGTTAAATCTTGGCCTTTGGGATTCTGAGCAGTTGACGGCAACCATTACACCGTCTGATGCTGCCAATAAGAATGTGATTTGGACAACTTCCAATTCAAAAGTAGCCGATGTGGACAATTCGGGTTATGTTAGTGCCAATCATGATGGTACTGCCTGGATTAAAGTGACTACTGAAGATGGCGGATTTTCTGATAGCTGCCTGGTTACTTGTACGGTGAACGATGCTGCGAATATTATTACTTTTTCTTTTGCCGGAGAAAGTCACGAAGCTTCGATTTTCGATCAAACCCATAAAGTTATCGGATATGTACCTTATGGAACCGATGCTTCGAATTTGACTGTTTCCGGTTATGAAATTTCTCCGGGTGCTTCCATATCTCCATTGCCGGAAACGGTTTCTGATTTTAGCGATACGGTTTCTTTTGTAGTTACTGCTCCGGATGGAAAAACACAAAAAACATGGAAAGTTTTTCCTGAGGTAATGCCTGACCTGAGTGGTGCACAAGAAGTAAAACTTACTTTTTCAACGGCTCCTCAGGGATGGATTGATGATACGGTTTCGTGGGTAGAAGCCGGGATTCATTTTCATATTGGATATCCTGATTCTACGGATACCAGTTGGCCGCCTTCAGCCGAAATCGGGGTTGATTACGATTCTCAGGAAATGGGTGTTTCTCTTTTTCCAGGTACTTTTCAGTTTTATCTTGAGGATACTTCCAAAGTAATTGTTGCGGCCTCGATGGATATTTTTGAGAATTGTGGCGATGGGTGTTCTTATGCTTTTTTTGAAGGGGGTAATGCATCCGGAAAGTTTTTTATCGATCCGATGACAAGTGCGTATTACTTTTTTAATTTGACACAGATCAAAGCCTTTCGTGGTGAACTCCGTTCTCTCGAAGGTTCTTTTTCCGGAATTACTTTTTGGATTGCCAACAAAGATGGTTCGGTAAATTATCCGCCGGTAGCCAATGCCGGTGATGACCAAACGGTTTTTTCCGGAGATACGGTTCTTCTTAATGGTTCGGCTTCTTTTGATCCTGAACAAAAACCTTTGACTTACTCCTGGCATGCACCGGAAGGAATTAGCCTGGATGACAGTACGCTGATGCAGCCATCTTTTGTGGCGCCCAAGATCGCTGATACCCTTCGGCTTACTTTTGTTCTCTCCGTTTCAGACGGGACTCAGTCTGCAGAAGACAGTGTGGTGATTACGGTAGTTTCATCAAATCATCCGCCGGTGGCTGATGCCGGACCAGACCAGACGGTTTATGATAATGATTCAGTTTATCTTGACGGTACCGGTTCGTATGATGCTGATGGTGACTCATTGCGTTATCTTTGGCTGGCACCTGGCGGGATTCATCTGACAGATTCGACAAGCCCGACGCCTGCTTTTAAAGTGCCTGATGTGCAACAAACCACGGTATTTTCCTTTGCTCTTATTGTTAATGATGGTTTGGTCAATTCATTACGTGATACTGTTTTTATTACTGTGAAGCATGAAAACCAGCGTCCTGTAGCTTGGTTTGATTTTGACTCGGCATTTGTTCACGAAGGCGATACGGCTTATCTCGACGGACATTATTCCTATGATCCTGATGGCGATTCTTTGCGTTTCCATTGGTGGACTGATCCGGGATCCGGAATTAACTTTTTCGATTCCACAGCCATGGATGTTCGTTGCGGAACACCTATGGTAACGCATGATACTGTTTTTCGCGTTTATCTTAAGGTGGATGACGGGCAGCTGATGTCTGAGCCGGATACCCTTTATTTGAAAGTGATGGATATGAATACAGTACCAGTGGCTGTACTGAAAAAACATAAACAATATGTTTACGATGGTGACACCGTTTATCTTGACGGAACTAGCTCATATGATGCTGATGGTGATTCACTGAGATATAAATGGACTGCCCCAAAAGATATCTGGCTATCCGATTCGGGTGCTACTGCATGGTTTGTGGCTCCGGTAGTACAAAAATTAGAAACTTATTATATTTCACTTGTGGTGAATGATGGAGAATCAGATTCCCCGCCGGATTTCGATACTATTGTGGTAATGCATAAAAACCATCCGCCGGTAGCCGAATCAGGATATCCCATTGAAATGTTTGAGGGTGATTCAGCCTACTTATATGGTTCTTTATCTTTTGATATCGATGGTGATAGTCTCTCTTATTCGTGGAGTGTACCGACCGGATTCTGGATACAGGATTCCACACAACCTGACAGTCGGTTTTCTGCTCCGCAGGTGCGCCAGGATACTACTTTTGATTTGATATTGAAGGTGTTTGATGGCCAGGTTTGGTCAGAACCCGATACTTGTCGTGTAAAAGTAAAAAATAAAAACCGTGCACCGGTTGCGGCCATCGTTTCCACTTCACCCATTTTTTACGGTGTTACAATGAACGAAGGCGATACTTTATGGATTGATGGAAGCCCGTCGTATGATCCGGACGGTGATTCCATTACTTATGACTGGGCGTTGCCGAAAGACTTCCGTTTTTATCATACCGATTCGGTAAAAGTGATGATCATTGCCGGTGAAGTGGCCAAAACCACTTCTTTTGATGCGGCACTGTTTGTTAGTGACGGAGTATTACGCAGCAGCAAAGACTTTATTATTCAGGTGCTGAATGTGAACAAAGCACCTTATGCCCGGGCAGGAAAATCATTTTCTACCCTTTCCGGACAACTTACCGAGCTGGATGCTTCCGGCTCCTACGATCCGGATGGTGATTCGGTGCTGCTGACCTGGTTCCCGCCAAAGGGTATTTCGCTGGACGATATTCATGCCGTAAGTCCTGTATTCCAGGCACCTCAGGTAAGTGCCGACAGTGTGCTGATATTTAAACTGGTGGCAAGTGATGGCTTATTGGTTTCGGATACTTCTTCTGTGGAGGTAACCGTAAAACCCATTGAAGCTACCCTGCGTGTTTCGGCTACTGTGAACGATACTGCTATTCCCTATTCTCAGCGTCATATTACACTTTACTGGCAGGACAATAATGATCGGTGGGTGATGGAAAGTGTTTTGTCATACAATGATAATGGAGAAACGTATTATGCTGTATGGGAAGGCGAATGGATGATTACTGTTGACCCGGTAGGTGATTCTGCCGGTTTTATGACCACTTTTAGCGGCGATGTTACGTTTTGGTCACAGGCTAACTCTTTCCATGTGACGGGAAATACGGAAACACAGGTTACTGTCCGCTGTGTTCCTGTTCAGGAGCCACTTACCGGAGACGGAATGATAGACGGTTATATTCAACGAGATACTGCTATTGCAGGAATAGCTCGCGGAACCATTACTCATGTGGACAATAACACATCCGGAGATGTACCGGCAACAGGGGTGGCTGTATATCTTTACCGGACTTCGGACGATGTGCTCCTTGCCTCTTCTCTGACCGATGATGATGGCCATTATGTATTTGAAAACTTGCCTTTTGACGCTTATTATCTGTTGGTACAGCTTCCGGGTTATGATGCCAATACGCCCTGGCCGGTTGAAGTTACCGAAAACGATACGGTTGTAAGTGATGTTAACTTCCTGGTAAGTGAAGGAGCTCAGGAAATTACGGACGTGAATAACCTGTGGGAGAAAAGCGTAAAACTTTATCCGAATCCGGTAAAAGACCGTCTGTCTGTACAATTGGATAATTCAATTACTGATGCTGTTATCCGGTTATACGACTTGACCGGCCATTTAATTCTGATGAAAACAGTAGATAATCGTTTTGTCCAGATTGATATGAGTGGTTTGAAAAAAGGTTTCTATTTGTTGCGTATCAGTAACGACAGGGAATCGGTTACCCGTAAATTGATAAAACAATAATTGATGAAGAGTCATTGGGAAATTTTTCCCAATGACTCTTTCTTTTGAAACACTTTTATGAAAAAAAGATCATTAATAACCCTTTCATCAGCAGGAGTATTCGTGCTCGTTATGATGCTGATGTCGTCGTGTAGTCATCATGCTCCGATGAATCGTAAAGGCTTTTTACCGCCGGTATCTATTCGTATTTCAGGCAAAGTGAAAAAAGATTCAGCAGCAGTAGCTTTTATTCGGGCTTCAGAGAAGGTTATCAATGAACTTTCTGATCGTGTGGAATATATTGCTCAGAACGAAAAAGATCTGCTTCAAAAAGATAACGACGACCTCTCGGTTATGGAGAAGCTCAAAGTGGCCAAGTTAAGCATAGAATTTTTGTCGGCAGGTAATTCACTACTGAATGAGCTGGATAAAATTCAGCAACATATTGATCAGAAACAAAAAAAAGGAATCAACGATGCGGATTTAGAAGCCTATGAATCTATAGAAAAAGCGATAGAACAACGAATTGAACGATTAAATCAGAAATATAAAAGTTTAATAGACTAACCGAATAAAATTAAAATATCATGACAACTTTTCAAAAAACTACGCTAAAACAGTTGACCCTTTTGTTAGGGCTGTTTGTTTTTATGGTGCCGGCAACAGCACAACAGGGAACTCAAATAAAAAGATATCCCATAGAATCAGCTAAGGTGACGTATCAGGTTCATTCACCGGAAGGAACAGGAACAACGGTTCTCTTTTTTGATCAATATGGAAGACGCGAATCAAAACATGAAACCCTTCAAAAAAATGGTAAAACCATAAAAGACCGGCTTACCCTGTTGAATAATGGGAAAGCTTACTCCATTGATTTATTGACCAATCAAGGGCAGGATGTATCGCAGGCTACAGGCATGGCTATGCAAATGGTGGCTGGCGCTGGTGGAAATGATCTTTCAAAAACCGGTAAACAAATGCTGGAAGCCATGGGGGGCAGAAAAACCGGCTCGCAGCAGTTTCTTGGAAAAAACTGTGAGAAATGGGAAGTCAATATGATGGGAAGAACTACCATCCTCATCTGGCAGGGAATTCCGTTAAAAACAGAAACCAGTGTGATGGGAATAAAATCGGTTGAACAAGCCACGAACGTACAAACCGGTTTGACATTTGCTGATGCCAATTTTGAACCGCCGGCAGGTGTAAATATCGAAAAGCAGCAACTTCCTGTTGGAATGGAAATGTCTGATGAAGATCGTCAGGAAATGGAAAAATTAAAAAATATGTCTTATGCCGATTTTAGAAAAATGGTACTCCAGGATGATCCGAATATGAAAGAAGAAGACATTAAACAGGCCTATCAGGTGATGAAACAAATGAGTAAGATGATTAAATAATTGATTAATAACACTAAAAATTAAAAAAATGAATTGGTATTTAAAAGCATTGCGTCAGTATGCCGACTTTAACGGTCGTGCCCGTAGAACAGAATTTTGGATGTTCGTATTGTTTAATATTATTTTTTCCATTGCAGCGAATGTTCTGGATTATCTTTTTGGAACGTATGGCGTTTTTTCGGGAATTTATGCCCTTGCCATGTTTATTCCTGGTTTGGCCGTTTCGGTTCGTCGTCTTCACGATGTAAATAAAAGTGGCTGGATGCTTTTGGTCGGATTAATTCCGGTTATTGGATTCATCTGGCTTTTGATTTTATGGGTTACCGAAGGAACTCCTGGCGAAAATCAATATGGTCCTAACCCTAAAGAAGTATAAATTTTTTTGAAAAAATTCCTATGAAGCAGATCGTATTCTTTTTTTTAGCTTGGATAGTTACCGCTAATGTAGCGGTAAGCAAAAATATTCCTGTAGCCGGTAACTGGCTCCTGACAAAGATGGCCACAAAGGGAGGAGAGGTCAGAGAAGCATATATGCCGGTTTCTTTTAATAAAAACGGTGATTTTGAACTAATGGGAACCAAAATTGGTACCTGGAAACCGGGTGCTAATGCTAAAACAGTAGCCATTGCATCCCAGATGTTTAAAGTGGCTAATGGCGATAATAAGGTATTAAAGCTTACTGCTGATGAGTTGATCCTTGAAAATGCAGGAAATAAAATGTTTTTTAAACGGATGGATGAAGAAAAAATCCAAAAAGAAAATAAAGAATCCGGTCTGTTAGGAAGCTGGAAAGTAAAAACAGATGATCCTGATGGAGTTACTATCTTTACTTTTAATGCTCCTGATGAATTTTCTTATGTGAAAAAAGAACCGGGTGTTACCACAAGTGGTTCCGGAACTTGGATTTTTGATCCGGAAGGGCCGTCTCTTATTCTTGTGGCTCGCATTGAAGACCTTGAAAAAAAATATGAAGTGGCAAGCAAAACAGCTGACGGATTTACGCTGAAAAGCAATGGAAAAACCCTTCAACTGCATAAGGCCAAAACAGTACACAAGATTGAACACCTCACCTTTAAACCGGATGACTTTTACGACAGTGACGGAAATTTTAAATACGAAGAGGAAGAAGGAAAGTTGCCGTGGAAAGAAACCTGGGCGATGGTAAAATATTTGCAAACCGTCCATCAGCTTACCTACAAATATTCTGCTTTGGTCAAGGGTACTAATACTTTTCAGGATAAAACGCTGACCGCTGGTGTACATGCCGATGAAAATGACGGGAAAGCTTGTATTGATTTTATTTTTTACGGTTACGACAAAAATCATTTACCGGAAGATACACAACTGCCGCCAAACTGCGTTTCGCCAAGTAATAATTACAACAGATTGTGGCCTGAAAAAGAATCTGATTATCGTGTGGCGGGTAAAGAACAGATTACTACGCCGGCCGGAACTTTTGCCTGTACGGTTATCGAATCTGTAGGTAATTCCGACCAGCGTTACAAAATGTGGATGATTGATGATAAACCGGGCATTTATGCCAAAATCATAGAAGAAAACCCGGATGAAAGCTTTGGGTATTACCACGTTTTTGAGTTGTTGAAGATAGATTAATCCTTGGTATTCACGAATTTCATCATTTTCGGCTATCCTTTATTGGGGATAGCCGTGTCCGGATGTAGGGCGGGTGCTATGCTGAAACAAAAGTTTTAAAATCGTTATGAAAAATCTGTATCTCCTATTTTTTCTTTCTTTGTCTGTTCTCGTTTTGCGTGGACAGGAGTTTCGTCCTTACCAAGTGAAAACGGGCCATATCCGGTATCAAACCATCCGTTTTATTTTGCACAGTGAATCGCATACCGATTCCACCGGAAAAATAGTGGTCAAGTCGGAACAAATTCCTTATGTGGC
The sequence above is drawn from the Candidatus Sulfidibacterium hydrothermale genome and encodes:
- a CDS encoding PKD domain-containing protein produces the protein MRKFYFFASLFMGLLVFTGQNLFAQSVTGISLDKHTLNLGLWDSEQLTATITPSDAANKNVIWTTSNSKVADVDNSGYVSANHDGTAWIKVTTEDGGFSDSCLVTCTVNDAANIITFSFAGESHEASIFDQTHKVIGYVPYGTDASNLTVSGYEISPGASISPLPETVSDFSDTVSFVVTAPDGKTQKTWKVFPEVMPDLSGAQEVKLTFSTAPQGWIDDTVSWVEAGIHFHIGYPDSTDTSWPPSAEIGVDYDSQEMGVSLFPGTFQFYLEDTSKVIVAASMDIFENCGDGCSYAFFEGGNASGKFFIDPMTSAYYFFNLTQIKAFRGELRSLEGSFSGITFWIANKDGSVNYPPVANAGDDQTVFSGDTVLLNGSASFDPEQKPLTYSWHAPEGISLDDSTLMQPSFVAPKIADTLRLTFVLSVSDGTQSAEDSVVITVVSSNHPPVADAGPDQTVYDNDSVYLDGTGSYDADGDSLRYLWLAPGGIHLTDSTSPTPAFKVPDVQQTTVFSFALIVNDGLVNSLRDTVFITVKHENQRPVAWFDFDSAFVHEGDTAYLDGHYSYDPDGDSLRFHWWTDPGSGINFFDSTAMDVRCGTPMVTHDTVFRVYLKVDDGQLMSEPDTLYLKVMDMNTVPVAVLKKHKQYVYDGDTVYLDGTSSYDADGDSLRYKWTAPKDIWLSDSGATAWFVAPVVQKLETYYISLVVNDGESDSPPDFDTIVVMHKNHPPVAESGYPIEMFEGDSAYLYGSLSFDIDGDSLSYSWSVPTGFWIQDSTQPDSRFSAPQVRQDTTFDLILKVFDGQVWSEPDTCRVKVKNKNRAPVAAIVSTSPIFYGVTMNEGDTLWIDGSPSYDPDGDSITYDWALPKDFRFYHTDSVKVMIIAGEVAKTTSFDAALFVSDGVLRSSKDFIIQVLNVNKAPYARAGKSFSTLSGQLTELDASGSYDPDGDSVLLTWFPPKGISLDDIHAVSPVFQAPQVSADSVLIFKLVASDGLLVSDTSSVEVTVKPIEATLRVSATVNDTAIPYSQRHITLYWQDNNDRWVMESVLSYNDNGETYYAVWEGEWMITVDPVGDSAGFMTTFSGDVTFWSQANSFHVTGNTETQVTVRCVPVQEPLTGDGMIDGYIQRDTAIAGIARGTITHVDNNTSGDVPATGVAVYLYRTSDDVLLASSLTDDDGHYVFENLPFDAYYLLVQLPGYDANTPWPVEVTENDTVVSDVNFLVSEGAQEITDVNNLWEKSVKLYPNPVKDRLSVQLDNSITDAVIRLYDLTGHLILMKTVDNRFVQIDMSGLKKGFYLLRISNDRESVTRKLIKQ
- a CDS encoding OmpA family protein, with product MNSKFLLSMITALLLAGQSFLLQAQTIKVPVKEKVINETNSRANKNVDKAIDKSFDKIEKGIGGLFKKKKKKGKNNHSEISTASAATSGGHSASSTVANSTNPRFQGLNGNAIANLNNEIVNRPVYLTNHSGVVAGKGSVFIYKTSEGNYGKLEIIDIDKNDNYKTTFRYVTYANDGSIVSQSDHFSIRGTYTCDLDNGTEEGTPEKAADFQLGREDNMNTRFDSYNGAAIALYKGNGNGTAGTKGPDVKWAKYDFVPGQTVIFEDGPAKDEENGEFPSRWDLYKGSAEIGEVNGEIVIMFLTGGTYIVPYLKNSKEDYLPDVFTLEMDVWFSKSHTTANRVWVYLGDRKNQGNGSSSNTNLIIMPHSLGFQNSEKYYPGTENIGWSVEQTGSWRHIAIAYTKGKFKAYMNDTRLINVPHLEVNPTGITIESGNDDIFIKNIRIAKGGVKYYDRVLSDGKIVENGIRFDVNKATLKPESMGPINKIYKLMVKYPDLRFSVEGHTDSDGDAALNQTLSEKRAKTVMDKLVAMGISSDRLKSKGWGESKPIDNNATPEGKANNRRVEFVKF
- a CDS encoding indolepyruvate ferredoxin oxidoreductase subunit alpha, with the translated sequence MAYKIDPDLCTACGSCIDECPVEAISEGDVYVIDPDLCTDCGACADVCPVEAIHPE
- a CDS encoding tetratricopeptide repeat protein translates to MEKDNSASFFDSVGKSFLHQGNYEQAIRVFQKAYVLKKAEGDSLGMVSSYENLSYAYHLLRRYKKAIYYQMKASELKNEAINPYFQKVRALFPKANDSLNLTRLYYRFGQFLSREGKQKQGLVYFREALRLAELMHYDKAIATISNDLAGEYWDLGEKRLSTQYYKVSLAAAKRLNDSNRIAGVYLNLGDNYRDQGDLEAGMNELLKALKIKEAIADSSHLSFYYIKAAEIAKDALNWDKWELYIRKAYSVKDLDHCATPMEKAIIYENLGAIAAYHGRVDQAFGYYDTLMDISRKINYINGIKVALNRRAELYKQMGKPQKALLLLQAADKYLTENPYYRVSGNNSKAELYMETGKYSKALKLLEENIVSPYLPNYASQKLETLQLLYKVNAKLSRYQEALRWSDSLRIFEDRLRDQDVRKKIAELETKYESEKNLRLIGMLKAKNEIYYQRIRFGILLIFGLVMVIAFVVILARTARLKAEFRENMLRQQLLRSQMNPHFIFNALASIQELIRKGKTKEASFYLNKFASIARLVLEYSREESIPLEKELDVLQSYIELEKLRSGNHFDYQIHFSDDLETEFIRIPPMAIQPFVENAIKHGLREKEEKGLLQLSFEDLGDQLKVMIEDNGIGLKQSRKQARRYHRSMAMEIFEKRRALMQKRYKKKLVIRFEDLKEKDGRPGTRVIIHLPVL
- a CDS encoding LytR/AlgR family response regulator transcription factor, whose product is MDIRAVIVDDDPANRKLNRELLEEYFPEVQVVAEADSVDTAVDVLRKHNPDLLLLDIEIKGGSGFQVLQQLKPYRFKVVFITAFDHFAIRAFKFSAVDYILKPVNETEFQQAIQNALQSLMVYSDYQKQNEYLLDYYKKETQQGKIVLRTSDALHVVDFSEIIYCRSDNTYTTFYLLSGEEIVVSKSLKEYVSLLEEYGFFRPHQSYLVNMNYVKKVDKTDGGFVVMKNGKEIPVSLRQKKKIIELLEKL